Proteins from one Gimesia maris genomic window:
- a CDS encoding c-type cytochrome domain-containing protein translates to MSHRSVQITRFLLALILFTGILTATSQAAKLTAEQRKELASIKRNLGKVATLIRQKKYDEAKTLTDEEEAKFDKLAADAMIPETDAVIVSTKRLIEARRKVLEKAMGGGGGTPGANKGISFELQIAPILNEKCSNCHGAQRASANLNLSTFADMRKGGRSGLLLVPGNPRASLMALKLIAPDNQRMPKNAPALEQNQIELIAKWIQEGARFDGEKETDPIGASAKAKKNPVKVVMATGDEKVSFMKDVAPWMLDFCMRCHSGNNPASGFSVVTFEDILRGGDTGEVIVPGKPDDSRLWQLVGLQDPIKMPQGQALLKRKNANDLKTWIEEGAKFDGKNAKGNLREMVPTEDELRMAELANLSPEKFADMRRDSLEPIWKRALNNEKPEMLETDDFIFYGNVSTDRLKQISGWAETQADGLRKLFNEKQKPLWRGKLAVYVMKDRFGYSEFNQTIEDRRVDPATTWHSKVTPTSLEAYLVLQDVGDEATVDSPGLQTNVVAGVTNAAIQRGEGEVPMWLSRGLGMLLAANGSSSQQYFESLRQQALNAAPKVTRPEQLVAEGTFSPSETTAVGFTLVEFLINNGGPQKMALLLKEFKSGTAAPAALQKVYGTNLRALATAYARTLRPGKLN, encoded by the coding sequence ATGTCTCATCGGTCCGTTCAGATTACTCGATTCCTCCTGGCGCTGATTCTGTTCACCGGAATACTCACTGCCACCAGTCAGGCGGCAAAGCTGACAGCGGAACAACGTAAAGAACTGGCTTCGATCAAACGGAACCTGGGTAAAGTGGCCACGCTGATTCGTCAGAAAAAATATGACGAAGCAAAAACACTGACCGATGAAGAGGAAGCCAAATTCGACAAACTGGCTGCAGATGCGATGATTCCGGAAACGGATGCTGTCATCGTCAGTACCAAACGATTGATTGAAGCGCGTCGGAAAGTACTCGAAAAAGCCATGGGAGGGGGAGGTGGTACTCCTGGTGCCAATAAAGGAATCAGTTTTGAATTGCAGATTGCACCGATTCTCAATGAGAAGTGTTCCAACTGCCACGGCGCACAACGGGCGAGCGCGAATTTGAATTTGAGTACATTTGCCGACATGCGGAAAGGGGGGCGGAGTGGCTTGCTGCTGGTACCGGGGAATCCGAGAGCCAGTCTGATGGCACTCAAATTGATCGCACCCGATAATCAGCGGATGCCGAAGAATGCACCGGCTTTGGAACAGAATCAGATTGAATTGATTGCGAAATGGATCCAGGAAGGTGCCCGCTTTGATGGTGAGAAAGAGACCGATCCGATTGGCGCTTCTGCAAAAGCGAAAAAGAACCCCGTCAAAGTGGTGATGGCAACGGGAGATGAAAAAGTTTCGTTCATGAAAGACGTTGCTCCCTGGATGCTGGATTTCTGCATGCGGTGTCATAGCGGAAATAATCCAGCCAGTGGATTCTCGGTCGTGACCTTTGAAGATATTCTACGTGGCGGTGATACCGGAGAAGTAATCGTGCCTGGAAAACCGGACGACAGCCGTCTATGGCAACTGGTCGGTTTACAGGATCCAATCAAAATGCCCCAGGGACAGGCATTGCTCAAACGAAAAAATGCCAATGATCTGAAAACCTGGATCGAAGAAGGTGCCAAATTCGACGGTAAGAATGCCAAAGGCAACCTGCGGGAAATGGTGCCGACCGAAGATGAGCTGCGGATGGCGGAACTGGCGAATCTTTCACCCGAAAAATTTGCTGATATGCGCCGGGATTCACTGGAGCCGATCTGGAAGCGCGCCTTGAATAACGAAAAGCCGGAAATGCTTGAGACAGATGATTTTATTTTCTACGGGAATGTCAGTACGGATCGTCTGAAGCAGATCAGTGGCTGGGCCGAAACACAGGCAGATGGTCTACGAAAACTGTTCAATGAAAAACAGAAGCCCCTCTGGCGAGGCAAGCTGGCAGTTTACGTAATGAAAGATAGATTTGGTTATTCGGAATTCAATCAGACAATTGAAGACCGGCGGGTAGATCCCGCCACGACCTGGCATTCCAAAGTGACACCGACTTCTCTGGAAGCGTATCTGGTATTACAGGATGTTGGCGATGAGGCGACCGTGGATTCACCGGGACTGCAGACTAATGTTGTCGCAGGGGTGACCAATGCAGCAATCCAACGTGGAGAAGGGGAGGTGCCGATGTGGCTGTCCCGTGGTCTGGGCATGCTGCTGGCGGCGAATGGTTCTTCCAGTCAGCAATATTTCGAGTCATTAAGGCAGCAGGCGCTCAATGCAGCTCCTAAAGTGACACGACCCGAACAACTGGTTGCCGAAGGGACTTTTTCACCTTCCGAAACGACGGCTGTCGGATTTACACTGGTCGAGTTTCTGATAAATAACGGTGGTCCACAAAAGATGGCGCTGCTGTTGAAGGAATTCAAATCAGGAACTGCTGCTCCTGCCGCATTGCAGAAAGTTTATGGCACCAATCTGCGGGCACTGGCAACCGCTTATGCCAGGACTCTCCGACCCGGTAAGTTGAATTAA
- the thiO gene encoding glycine oxidase ThiO, whose amino-acid sequence MMDVNIIGGGVIGLSIAYELANQGLKVAVFDRQQFGQEASWAGAGMLPPAKLECATTPGGQLRAASQPLWPEWSRRLLEETGIDNGYLNCGGLHVSLAEDVADWQSYVADWCKTGSVVEELDSVSLRKRAPFLNEEIQSGFYLPEMGQVRNPRHMKALLSACASRGVTLHPGAAVFGFETAGERITGVQTPSGVHQAEQTVMAGGAWSSEVLSRLGIRCELVPVQGQIVLLSMNRLPFRQVIESGRRYLVPRSDGKILIGSTEKQAGFSKENTAEGIAGLIAFAQSVVPGLGEATFERAWAGLRPKSIDGLPYLGRVERYQNLIMAAGHYRDGLQLSPITAKLIRQLICEEELSISLDPFSCQRGINFD is encoded by the coding sequence ATGATGGATGTAAATATTATTGGCGGTGGAGTGATCGGGCTTTCGATCGCTTATGAACTGGCGAACCAGGGTTTGAAGGTTGCTGTCTTTGATCGTCAGCAGTTTGGACAGGAGGCATCCTGGGCTGGTGCCGGCATGCTGCCTCCCGCGAAACTCGAATGCGCGACGACTCCCGGAGGACAACTCCGCGCCGCCAGCCAGCCGTTATGGCCCGAGTGGTCACGTCGTCTGCTGGAGGAAACGGGAATTGATAACGGCTATCTGAATTGTGGCGGGCTGCATGTCTCTCTGGCTGAAGATGTCGCAGACTGGCAGAGTTATGTCGCAGACTGGTGCAAAACCGGATCCGTCGTCGAAGAACTGGATTCGGTTTCATTGCGGAAGCGGGCACCGTTTTTGAATGAGGAAATTCAATCCGGTTTTTACCTGCCTGAAATGGGACAGGTGCGTAACCCGAGACATATGAAGGCGCTGCTGTCTGCGTGTGCCAGCCGGGGAGTCACGCTTCATCCAGGGGCTGCCGTTTTTGGATTCGAAACCGCAGGTGAGAGGATCACCGGAGTTCAAACACCTTCCGGAGTCCACCAGGCGGAGCAAACGGTGATGGCCGGAGGTGCCTGGTCGTCTGAGGTGCTCAGTCGTCTGGGAATTCGGTGTGAGCTGGTCCCCGTTCAGGGACAGATCGTATTACTGTCAATGAATCGGCTTCCATTTCGTCAGGTGATTGAATCCGGTCGCCGCTACCTTGTGCCACGCAGTGACGGAAAAATTCTGATTGGTTCCACAGAAAAACAGGCTGGATTCAGCAAAGAAAATACGGCAGAAGGAATCGCAGGACTGATCGCTTTTGCGCAGTCTGTCGTGCCGGGCTTAGGTGAAGCGACGTTCGAACGTGCCTGGGCAGGCTTACGACCAAAGTCGATCGATGGTCTGCCGTACCTGGGGCGTGTTGAAAGATACCAGAACCTGATCATGGCCGCCGGGCATTACCGGGACGGCTTACAGCTTTCACCCATTACCGCAAAGTTGATTCGGCAATTAATCTGTGAGGAAGAATTGTCGATCTCGCTGGACCCGTTTTCCTGCCAGCGCGGCATAAATTTTGATTGA
- the dtd gene encoding D-aminoacyl-tRNA deacylase: MRAVVQRVSRASVTVNGEITGEIEQGFLVLLGVEQDDTQDDVIYLAQKSAGLRVFEDADGKMNLSLSDVNGKMLVVSQFTLLGDCRKGRRPSFVNAARPEQANELYQSFVAEVRGQGIPVETGRFQEHMDVELVNDGPITLLLDSKKQF; this comes from the coding sequence TTGAGAGCTGTGGTACAACGAGTATCCCGCGCGAGCGTGACAGTGAATGGTGAGATCACGGGAGAAATCGAGCAGGGGTTTCTGGTGTTGCTGGGGGTCGAGCAGGATGATACGCAGGATGACGTGATTTATCTCGCACAGAAGTCCGCCGGTCTGCGTGTATTTGAAGACGCAGATGGGAAAATGAATCTGTCGCTGTCCGATGTAAATGGTAAAATGCTGGTGGTGAGTCAGTTCACTCTGCTGGGAGACTGCCGTAAGGGACGCCGTCCCAGTTTTGTGAATGCAGCGCGGCCCGAACAGGCGAATGAGTTGTATCAGAGCTTTGTGGCGGAAGTCCGTGGTCAAGGCATTCCGGTGGAAACAGGCCGCTTCCAGGAGCATATGGATGTGGAACTGGTCAACGATGGACCCATTACGTTGCTGCTGGACAGTAAGAAGCAGTTTTAA
- a CDS encoding CvpA family protein — protein sequence MWFDLLIVGILIYAVWKGASKGVVWQLAAIAALVLCFAFAESLSLQLAPLINVKPPLNRWIAMLVIYIAFSFISFTLARSLKTAIDSLKFNEFDRHLGAVLGLLKGILFSLFLTFFLITISESARATVLESRSGYAAAVILNEMAPVMPEELHNILDSCLAKLDHPEIDLHDHDDDDLFGSDHDHGQHGDHNPFPPGSNDLPNPFFEKSGSGGSDVRTTKQDSLLKEILKSIPSYLKSELEDKVIEAYNATAPEDRARFARELQSRIPGVLRNVTNDWQDGQPQTSLPADDSPLFGVNGGQSDPQAEGITRERTKLLRDIAAIYSDYPEAQNSLIEEFEITLTGLPDQVVLAALQDWRADLLLNGGDPDPKTDVTTPLDTRVLRQLELQQVPINALGSALQDRMREAQRR from the coding sequence ATGTGGTTTGATTTACTGATAGTGGGGATTCTTATTTATGCTGTCTGGAAAGGTGCCTCCAAAGGCGTCGTCTGGCAGCTGGCCGCGATTGCAGCGCTGGTGCTTTGCTTTGCGTTTGCCGAATCTCTGTCGCTGCAACTGGCTCCACTCATTAATGTGAAACCGCCACTCAATCGCTGGATTGCCATGCTGGTCATCTACATTGCATTCTCGTTTATTTCATTTACGCTGGCGCGAAGCTTGAAGACCGCCATTGATTCACTGAAATTCAATGAGTTCGATCGCCATCTGGGCGCTGTGTTGGGACTGCTGAAAGGCATTCTGTTTTCTTTATTCCTGACATTTTTTCTGATCACGATATCGGAATCTGCCCGGGCGACCGTACTGGAATCGCGCAGTGGATATGCGGCGGCTGTGATTCTGAATGAGATGGCACCTGTGATGCCGGAGGAATTACATAATATCCTGGATTCATGCCTGGCAAAACTGGATCATCCGGAGATCGATCTGCACGATCATGATGACGATGATCTGTTTGGTAGTGACCACGATCATGGTCAGCACGGGGATCACAATCCATTTCCTCCCGGTTCAAATGATCTTCCCAATCCCTTTTTTGAAAAATCGGGGAGTGGCGGTTCTGACGTCAGAACCACGAAACAGGATTCATTACTGAAAGAGATCCTGAAGAGTATTCCCAGCTATCTGAAAAGTGAGCTGGAGGACAAGGTGATCGAAGCTTACAACGCAACCGCTCCTGAGGATCGAGCCCGGTTTGCCAGGGAACTGCAGTCGCGGATTCCCGGAGTATTGAGAAATGTGACGAACGACTGGCAGGATGGTCAGCCTCAAACATCACTTCCCGCGGACGACAGTCCGCTGTTTGGTGTCAACGGGGGGCAGTCGGATCCCCAGGCAGAAGGTATCACCCGGGAGCGAACAAAACTTCTTCGGGATATTGCCGCCATCTATTCTGATTACCCGGAAGCACAGAACTCTCTGATTGAAGAATTCGAAATCACACTGACGGGGCTGCCAGACCAGGTGGTCCTGGCTGCTTTGCAGGACTGGCGGGCAGACCTGTTATTAAACGGGGGAGACCCCGATCCGAAAACGGATGTTACCACACCATTGGATACACGCGTTCTGCGTCAGCTGGAACTGCAGCAGGTTCCCATCAATGCACTGGGATCAGCGCTGCAGGATCGGATGCGTGAAGCACAACGCAGGTGA
- a CDS encoding acetyl-CoA carboxylase carboxyltransferase subunit alpha, with product MNQLPFERPIYELEEQLKKIEQEPNPTPNTKDAIRNMRLEITRMKREIFENLDAWDTVKVARHAERPQTLDYLELVFDEFVELHGDKAIGDDRAILTGLAKLDGQKVMFVGQQKGRTLKERTECYYGCAHPEGYRKALSKMKMAEKFGIPIICLIDTPGAYPGIKAEEQGISYNIAINLREMSLLKTPIVCVVIGEGGSGGAIGIGVGDHISVLQYAYYSVITPEGCAGILWKDVKFANEAANALKFTSKNLLELGIIDEVIPEPLGGAHRDHRQMATALKASLSSNLKQLTNIPLDQLVDQRYEKFRKIGKFHETLEVETA from the coding sequence ATGAATCAACTTCCATTCGAACGTCCCATCTACGAACTGGAAGAGCAGCTCAAGAAAATCGAGCAGGAACCCAATCCCACACCCAATACCAAAGACGCCATTCGCAATATGCGACTGGAAATCACACGCATGAAACGTGAGATCTTTGAAAACCTGGATGCCTGGGATACGGTTAAGGTCGCCCGCCACGCGGAACGCCCCCAGACACTCGATTACCTGGAACTCGTATTTGATGAATTCGTCGAACTGCATGGCGACAAAGCCATCGGTGATGACCGCGCCATTCTGACGGGCCTCGCCAAACTGGACGGACAGAAAGTCATGTTTGTCGGGCAGCAGAAAGGACGCACGTTAAAAGAGCGCACGGAATGCTATTACGGCTGTGCCCATCCCGAAGGTTACCGCAAGGCGCTGTCCAAAATGAAGATGGCAGAAAAATTCGGGATTCCCATCATCTGCCTGATTGACACACCTGGCGCTTACCCGGGCATCAAGGCAGAAGAACAGGGAATCTCCTACAACATTGCCATCAACCTCAGGGAAATGTCACTGCTGAAAACTCCCATCGTCTGCGTCGTGATTGGCGAAGGGGGTTCCGGGGGAGCCATCGGCATCGGTGTTGGAGACCACATCTCCGTCCTGCAGTATGCCTACTATTCCGTCATCACACCCGAAGGCTGTGCCGGCATCTTATGGAAGGATGTTAAATTCGCCAACGAGGCAGCCAACGCCCTCAAATTCACCAGCAAGAATCTGCTGGAACTGGGAATCATCGACGAAGTCATCCCGGAACCACTGGGGGGCGCCCATCGTGATCATCGCCAGATGGCGACTGCACTGAAGGCTTCCTTATCTTCCAACCTGAAGCAGCTGACAAACATTCCATTGGATCAACTTGTCGACCAGCGTTACGAGAAGTTCCGCAAGATCGGCAAGTTCCACGAAACACTCGAAGTAGAAACCGCATAA
- a CDS encoding serine/threonine protein kinase translates to MAETETKEADNIVDEYELVNLIVDGSTTQIWEVKEQGGANSFVMKRLLPEPMTKPEIVATMKLEAKVAAALDHPNLIHLHKFVKNKKNIYLLMDYFRSPNLRSQISSDRQGVQARLRKLIESTAMALGHMHEKGWVHKDIKPENILISKSSEVKIIDFGLAVPVAKGLGKLFGKPKTVQGTRSYIAPETIKKEPLGPAADIYSLGITIFEILTGKTPFHGENPKEVLLKHISEKPQPPSNFNPNVSPEMDEFILKMLAKKPENRHASMEEVASTIRNLKMFKAEISEIIAQEKADAEEAEKESMKEKRLDSRADARLSELVKENPELAKQLIADRKANAKPKPKPEPAPQKKPQQQPQQPPQPMYPPQYQQPMYPPQYQQPMYPPQYQGQPMPPGGYPPPPQGYPQQPYPPQQYPQQPYPPQPQQPGQQPPQQQQPPAQQQPAQQPPAANAPPQQSQAPQQPAKPPQNQPEPPKNEEKEQKSKNDDDLPFMDELPDVI, encoded by the coding sequence GTGGCTGAAACAGAAACTAAAGAAGCAGATAATATTGTTGATGAATATGAGCTGGTGAACCTCATCGTGGATGGGTCTACGACTCAAATCTGGGAAGTGAAAGAACAGGGGGGCGCCAACAGTTTTGTGATGAAACGGCTGCTCCCCGAACCGATGACCAAACCGGAAATTGTCGCGACCATGAAACTGGAAGCCAAAGTGGCTGCGGCGCTTGATCATCCCAATCTCATCCATCTGCATAAGTTTGTCAAAAACAAAAAAAACATCTACCTGCTGATGGATTATTTCCGGTCCCCGAATCTGCGATCACAGATTTCATCAGATCGCCAGGGCGTTCAGGCCCGCTTACGCAAGCTGATTGAATCAACGGCAATGGCACTCGGCCACATGCACGAAAAAGGCTGGGTTCATAAAGATATCAAGCCGGAAAATATTCTGATCAGTAAAAGCTCGGAAGTGAAAATCATTGACTTCGGCCTGGCTGTTCCCGTTGCCAAAGGGCTGGGCAAGCTGTTCGGTAAACCCAAAACAGTACAGGGGACCCGCTCGTATATCGCTCCCGAAACAATCAAAAAGGAGCCTCTGGGACCCGCGGCTGACATCTACAGCCTGGGAATTACGATCTTCGAAATTCTGACGGGCAAAACTCCGTTCCACGGAGAGAATCCCAAGGAAGTCCTGTTAAAACATATCTCGGAAAAGCCGCAGCCCCCATCAAACTTTAATCCAAACGTCTCACCGGAAATGGATGAGTTTATTTTGAAGATGCTGGCCAAGAAGCCAGAGAACCGGCATGCTTCCATGGAAGAGGTGGCCTCAACCATCCGAAACCTGAAGATGTTCAAAGCCGAAATTTCCGAAATCATCGCTCAGGAAAAAGCGGATGCGGAAGAAGCGGAAAAAGAATCCATGAAGGAGAAACGCCTCGACAGCCGTGCGGACGCGCGACTCTCCGAACTGGTGAAAGAAAACCCGGAACTGGCCAAGCAGTTGATCGCAGATCGTAAAGCCAACGCCAAGCCTAAGCCCAAACCGGAGCCGGCTCCACAGAAAAAACCACAGCAGCAACCGCAACAGCCGCCTCAGCCCATGTATCCGCCTCAGTACCAGCAACCCATGTATCCGCCGCAATACCAGCAGCCGATGTATCCGCCGCAGTACCAGGGGCAACCCATGCCTCCCGGCGGCTATCCACCACCGCCGCAGGGATACCCCCAGCAACCTTATCCGCCTCAGCAGTACCCGCAGCAACCCTACCCGCCACAACCACAACAGCCGGGACAGCAGCCACCACAACAGCAACAACCACCGGCACAGCAACAGCCAGCCCAGCAACCTCCGGCTGCCAATGCGCCACCTCAGCAGTCACAGGCACCGCAACAACCGGCAAAACCACCTCAAAATCAGCCGGAACCACCAAAAAATGAAGAGAAAGAGCAAAAATCCAAAAATGATGATGATCTTCCCTTCATGGATGAATTGCCGGATGTGATCTGA
- a CDS encoding efflux RND transporter periplasmic adaptor subunit, whose protein sequence is MIKTFQNQQTNIHQLILNRSILGLLLLTFGIPTAVFSQEKTGEPQTVSIQREAITLRHPRDYYVPLNLKPLRLLTIAAPIDGIIHTIEVKPGDKSTTKAVVVRLDSAIPQAELDRAEAALEVAREELKNATGKAAAVAKANVALAEADLKLAGIRMEQTIIRAPFAGEIFRIFAAPGEFVRAGEPLVELGDTSKLQVEVPLSREQAQKGASISLNVEEQATQATVDHVLPLASQFEKLRDLAKSITSAIVILDNKNAQFKPGQSVSVDLIPRYPIAEVPTVSVTNTPEGTRKVQIVRENVIRDLTPQILGQIGPGRLFVSAPFNKDDEIIVSTSQPLADGTQVQPRLTVGKSETSPGTTPGSQPAKPPEKKVSF, encoded by the coding sequence ATGATCAAGACCTTTCAGAACCAGCAAACGAATATTCACCAGTTGATTTTGAACCGATCTATACTTGGTTTACTGTTACTCACATTCGGAATACCAACTGCAGTCTTCTCACAGGAAAAGACCGGAGAGCCTCAAACCGTTTCCATTCAGCGCGAAGCGATCACACTCAGACATCCTCGGGATTACTACGTTCCACTCAATCTGAAACCACTGCGCTTACTGACCATTGCCGCACCCATTGACGGCATCATCCATACCATCGAAGTCAAACCCGGAGACAAGTCGACGACCAAAGCAGTCGTGGTCCGACTGGATTCAGCCATCCCGCAGGCAGAACTGGATCGTGCGGAGGCCGCCCTGGAAGTGGCCCGGGAAGAACTGAAAAATGCGACCGGAAAAGCCGCTGCGGTCGCAAAAGCAAACGTGGCACTGGCAGAAGCAGACCTGAAGCTTGCCGGCATTCGGATGGAACAGACCATCATTCGCGCCCCCTTCGCAGGAGAAATCTTTCGGATCTTTGCTGCGCCCGGCGAATTCGTCAGAGCAGGGGAGCCTCTGGTTGAACTGGGGGACACCTCAAAACTGCAGGTGGAAGTTCCCCTTTCGCGCGAACAGGCTCAGAAAGGGGCCAGCATCAGTCTGAATGTCGAAGAACAGGCAACCCAGGCGACCGTGGATCACGTTCTGCCTCTAGCGTCACAGTTTGAGAAACTCCGCGATCTGGCAAAGTCCATTACTTCTGCAATCGTCATTCTGGATAACAAAAATGCACAATTCAAACCGGGGCAGTCTGTCAGTGTGGACTTGATCCCACGCTATCCGATTGCAGAAGTACCCACCGTTTCTGTCACCAACACCCCCGAAGGGACACGAAAAGTTCAAATCGTGCGTGAAAATGTGATCAGAGACCTCACACCACAGATCCTCGGGCAGATCGGCCCGGGACGCCTGTTCGTATCTGCTCCCTTTAACAAGGACGATGAAATCATCGTCAGCACGTCGCAGCCGCTCGCAGACGGAACACAGGTACAACCTCGACTGACTGTGGGAAAATCAGAGACCTCACCAGGAACAACCCCTGGCAGCCAGCCTGCAAAACCACCTGAAAAAAAGGTCAGCTTTTAG
- a CDS encoding YiiX/YebB-like N1pC/P60 family cysteine hydrolase, which yields MSLFLSIAVLAATPQDTQRNEQPVEAAIPQMTSNFSSFDQLADSLSSRVQTGTLLFSKGDCLAVRIYTQSSYTHVAMIVMRNGEPLVYDSMNGIGARCLTLKNYLNTQRPATIHVFQPKTTFNPTMTEQYERYLDQKLGTPYSIRHHLTGVRARGIHCAEYAIDALSACHLMKAQAPAKVSPASLVTGIVQADRYSPSITFALERPPLVAEKPRNWCHQLWVDTRNCTSACCVKLRGWVLCQ from the coding sequence ATGTCATTATTCCTGTCAATTGCGGTCCTCGCAGCGACACCACAGGATACCCAAAGGAATGAACAGCCAGTCGAGGCTGCAATACCACAGATGACTTCTAATTTTTCTTCTTTCGATCAGCTGGCTGATTCTCTCTCGTCTCGTGTGCAAACGGGAACCCTGCTGTTCAGTAAAGGCGATTGCCTCGCCGTTCGAATTTATACACAAAGCTCGTACACTCACGTTGCCATGATTGTGATGCGAAATGGTGAGCCACTGGTCTATGACAGTATGAACGGGATCGGTGCCCGCTGCCTGACGTTGAAAAACTATCTGAATACTCAACGCCCGGCAACCATACATGTCTTTCAACCCAAAACGACCTTCAATCCCACGATGACAGAGCAGTACGAACGCTACCTGGATCAGAAGCTGGGAACCCCTTATTCGATCCGGCATCACCTCACTGGTGTGCGTGCCCGGGGGATACACTGCGCCGAATACGCCATCGATGCACTCTCAGCCTGTCACCTGATGAAGGCCCAGGCACCTGCGAAAGTTTCTCCCGCATCTCTGGTCACCGGAATCGTTCAGGCAGATCGCTATTCACCATCGATCACTTTTGCACTGGAACGACCTCCACTCGTGGCAGAAAAACCTCGCAACTGGTGCCATCAACTCTGGGTGGATACCAGGAACTGCACTTCCGCCTGCTGCGTCAAACTGCGTGGCTGGGTGCTCTGCCAGTAA
- a CDS encoding methyltransferase, with protein sequence MSRKSKKKQRLKKQAPPPEQLLLDFLPADWSSAQTLCFQSNLYPLTTALMKRVSETDRVDCFSFDKTIAQRIQHKCSLLQEEQEQTPVWNTFCDSEFPQGDYESVLLPLSEQFSDELVRELTLSAAYSLQTGGTLTIASSRTKDYEYHKFLQTLFSKVTRIASDVGIVYQGKRQQPLPEKKCLQDESAMREGEKLLFAYTQPGVFSHRRPNQSARALINLMELSDESTILNLECGSGIVSFVAATRCPGSQIHALDSNARAVKCTEQGIGKNQLANVSVKLAATDEGIMPESYDYLLTNKSYFNSEEQGEAFLQMCLRALKPGGLLQFSTKQYQWYAHRLLDLFTDVAIDGAVHHFMLSARKPE encoded by the coding sequence ATGTCGCGTAAGTCGAAAAAAAAACAACGTCTGAAAAAACAGGCACCTCCTCCAGAACAACTGCTGCTGGATTTCCTGCCCGCGGACTGGAGTTCTGCGCAGACGCTCTGCTTTCAGTCCAATCTGTATCCCCTTACGACCGCATTGATGAAGCGTGTCTCGGAAACAGATCGGGTTGACTGTTTCAGCTTTGATAAAACGATTGCACAGCGAATCCAGCATAAATGCAGTCTCCTGCAGGAAGAACAGGAACAGACACCCGTCTGGAATACCTTCTGTGACAGCGAATTTCCCCAAGGCGACTACGAGTCGGTCCTGCTGCCGCTCTCAGAACAGTTTTCCGATGAACTGGTGCGCGAACTGACACTCTCCGCAGCCTATTCTCTGCAGACGGGCGGTACGCTGACGATCGCTTCTTCACGCACCAAAGATTATGAATACCATAAATTTCTGCAGACGCTGTTCAGCAAAGTCACACGTATCGCCTCTGATGTCGGCATTGTCTACCAGGGCAAGCGACAGCAGCCACTGCCTGAAAAAAAATGTCTACAGGATGAGTCCGCGATGCGTGAAGGGGAAAAACTGCTTTTCGCCTATACGCAGCCGGGGGTCTTCAGTCACCGTCGTCCCAACCAGAGTGCCCGGGCGCTGATCAACCTGATGGAACTCTCCGACGAATCCACCATCCTCAACCTGGAATGTGGTTCCGGGATTGTCTCGTTTGTCGCAGCGACACGCTGTCCCGGCTCACAGATTCATGCCCTCGACAGCAATGCCCGAGCGGTCAAATGCACAGAGCAGGGGATCGGGAAGAATCAACTCGCAAACGTATCAGTCAAATTAGCTGCGACTGACGAAGGAATCATGCCCGAGAGCTATGATTACCTGTTGACCAATAAATCTTATTTCAACAGCGAAGAGCAGGGCGAGGCCTTTCTGCAAATGTGCCTGCGGGCATTGAAGCCGGGGGGGCTGCTGCAGTTCTCCACCAAGCAGTATCAATGGTATGCCCACCGCCTGCTTGATCTGTTCACAGACGTCGCCATTGACGGGGCCGTCCATCATTTCATGCTCAGCGCCAGAAAACCGGAATAA